The genomic stretch AAAGGGCTGCCTGATTACGGCAATCCGGAGTGGAAACCTGATTCCGGGACAAAAACTGCCCACTGAGGATGAACTATGCCGCAAATTCGGCATCTCCCGTCCTGTTGTCCGGCAAGCCTACGGAGATTTAAACAAGCTTGGAATGCTGGTGAGGAAGCGTGGCTCCGGTAGCTTTGTAAGATCAAATACAGACCGGGGAATCTATTTGATGCAGCTTGTCAGCTACCGCGAAGAACTGGCCATGATCGGCATGGTACCTGGAACCGATTTAAAAAAGAAGGAAATCATCTCTTACCATGTCCCGGTTTACGAAAAACTGCGTTTGGATCCCAAACAGCACTGCCTTCATCTGGAGCGCATGCGCTATGCGGACAAACGTCCTTTTACTTTTATTGAAAACTTTGTTCCCATGGATCTATTCCCGGGAATTGAAGCCTATGATTACGGAACAGACTCTCTTTACCGCATCATGAGAGATGTGTATGGCATCTATCCGGCCAAGGCGGTCAGATCCATACGGGCGGAAATCATCAACCCGGCACAGGCTCACCTGTTTCATATAGAGAAAGGCTCTCCGGTGCACATGCTGGAAAGCATCGCCTACGACCAATATGAACGTCCTATCGACTACAGCATTGAAACTTATCCGGGCAACACACACCGATTTGACTTTGTCGTATACAGGGATTAGAAATAAATCATGAAATGCCCGGAGCTCATACCTATATGCCCGTAAAACCAGGGCAGGAAAGAGGAAAATATGATTGGAATCATTATTTCAGGCCATGGAACATTTGCAACCGGAATCTCAAGCGCAGTGGAACTTCTCACTGGTCATCAGGATTTTATCGTACCGGTGGATTTTAGGGAGGAGCATAGCGAGGAACAGCTAAAGGAGAATCTAAAGGCAGCCTTCGACCGCTTTCAGGACTGCGAACAAGTTCTTGTTCTATGTGATATTCTGGGAGGCTCCCCTTTTAAAAATGCAGTGATGTTAAGCATTGGAGATGAACGGATAAAGGTCCTTTACGGAACGAACCTGGGCATGACCGTAGAACTGGCAATGCGCTGCATGATGGGCCAGATACCGGAAGCAGATACTCTGGCAGATGAAATTATTGAAATAGGAAAAACGCAGATCGGAAAATACAAATATGAGCCGGTAGAAGCGTCTGAAGACTTTGAGGAAGGAATTTGACCAATGATAAAAGCAGTTATATTTGACATGGATGGGGTTCTGATCGACAGTGAAATCATATATTTGGACCATATGTATGAAAAGCTGAAGCTTAAGTACCCCCAGATCAGCAGAGAGGCGCTGTTTGCCGTGGTGGGATCCACCACAAAAAGGACGATGGAGATTATAAGCGACGCGATCGGAGAGGATGTGAATTCCCACACGTTCCAAGAGCTATATGCAGGACTTTGGGCTGATTGCCGCCCGGATTATCCTTCTATTTTAAGAAAGGAAGTCCCGGAGATTTTAAAGGAGCTTCACCGCAGAGGTTATCAGGTGGCACTGGCATCTTCTACCAGCAGGGCAGGGATTGAAGATGTGCTCACATCCTGCGGACTGAAAGGTGACTTTGACTACATTGTAAGCGGCGAGGAATTTAAGGAAAGTAAGCCTAATCCGGAAATATATCTCCATACGGCAGATACCTTAAAGCGCGAGCCAAAGGAATGCCTGGTGGTGGAAGATTCAACCTATGGGATCATGGCAGGACATGGTGCAGGAATGACCGTTGCCTCCATCATTGATGACAGGTTTGGTTTTGACCGCAGTCTTGCGGATTATTCCATAAACGGGCTTTTTGAGGTATTGGACTTATTGGATGAGTTGAATAACAGATAAACCAAAAGCAGGCCCCCAGTTACGGGAGCCTGCTTTTAAAATATATTTAAGCTTGATTTTGGAACTGACTCATATACAGTTTTTCATAAAAACCTTTCCTTGCTATTAATTCATCATGGGTTCCCTGTTCAATAATTGATCCGTTATTCATAACAAGGATTAAATCCGCATTTCTAATCGTAGAAAGGCGGTGTGCAATAACAAAGCTTGTTCTGCCCTTCATGATATTTTTCATAGCTGTCTGAAGCATTAATTCAAGTCTTGTATCAACGGAACTTGTCGCCTCATCAAGGATTAAAATAGCCGGATCTGCCAGGAACGCTCTCGCTATTGTTAAAAGCTGTTTCTCACCGACTGATACGTTTGAGGATTCTTCATTTAATATCATATGGTAGCCATCTGGCTGTGTTTTGATAAAATGATTTACATTTGCTGTTTTTGCAGCATTTTCAATCTCCTGCTGCGTTGCATCCTCTTTTCCGTATTTTATATTATCGGCGATCGTTCCGTTAAATAGCCAGGTGTCCTGTAACACCATACCAAAGATAGAACGAAGATCATCCCGTTTCATATCCTTAATTTTCA from Lacrimispora sphenoides JCM 1415 encodes the following:
- a CDS encoding GntR family transcriptional regulator, which gives rise to MKFEFIQIDKYSPVPLYEQLKGCLITAIRSGNLIPGQKLPTEDELCRKFGISRPVVRQAYGDLNKLGMLVRKRGSGSFVRSNTDRGIYLMQLVSYREELAMIGMVPGTDLKKKEIISYHVPVYEKLRLDPKQHCLHLERMRYADKRPFTFIENFVPMDLFPGIEAYDYGTDSLYRIMRDVYGIYPAKAVRSIRAEIINPAQAHLFHIEKGSPVHMLESIAYDQYERPIDYSIETYPGNTHRFDFVVYRD
- a CDS encoding PTS sugar transporter subunit IIA, which translates into the protein MIGIIISGHGTFATGISSAVELLTGHQDFIVPVDFREEHSEEQLKENLKAAFDRFQDCEQVLVLCDILGGSPFKNAVMLSIGDERIKVLYGTNLGMTVELAMRCMMGQIPEADTLADEIIEIGKTQIGKYKYEPVEASEDFEEGI
- a CDS encoding HAD family hydrolase, giving the protein MIKAVIFDMDGVLIDSEIIYLDHMYEKLKLKYPQISREALFAVVGSTTKRTMEIISDAIGEDVNSHTFQELYAGLWADCRPDYPSILRKEVPEILKELHRRGYQVALASSTSRAGIEDVLTSCGLKGDFDYIVSGEEFKESKPNPEIYLHTADTLKREPKECLVVEDSTYGIMAGHGAGMTVASIIDDRFGFDRSLADYSINGLFEVLDLLDELNNR